The Pan troglodytes isolate AG18354 chromosome 15, NHGRI_mPanTro3-v2.0_pri, whole genome shotgun sequence genomic sequence CCCTgctctttctttttcagatgcTGCAGCTTTCAGAATTTGACCCCCTATTGAGAGAGATTGCTCCTGGCCCCCTCACCACACCCTCTGTCCCAGGTATTATTGGTCCTAAATTGGGGACCAAGTAGGAAGCTATATTGATGGAAATTTGGGATGCTCCTCTGTCTTCTTGGTTATCttcctttgtgtttgtttgttttgagacggagttttgctcttgttgcccaggctggagtgcaatggtgcgatctccgctcaccgcaacctccacctcccgggttcaagcgattctcctgcctcagcctcccgagtagctgggattacaggcatgcgccaccgtgctcggctaattttgtatttttggtagagatggggtttctccatgttggtcaggctggtctggaactcccgacctcaagtgatccacccgcctcagcctcccaaagtgctaagattacctgcgtgagccaccacgcccggcctctttgttttttaaaagagattaaaattGTTTCCTTGGGTCCAGATGTTTAAAAAGTAGTCTTGTGATTTGCCCCCATCCACAGCAGATTCAGATGTAACCTGGTCTTTTTTGGAAAGATGTTCCATCTCTCCTGCTCTCCAGGCTCCACTCCTGGTCCCTGCTTCCTCTGTGGTTCTGCCCCAGGCACACTGCACTGCCCATCCTGTAAACAGGCCCTATGTCCAGCTTGTGACCACCTGTTCCATGGACACCCATCCCGTGCTCATCACCTCCGCCAGACCCTGCCTGGGGTCCTGCAGGGTACCCACCTGAGCCCCAGGTGAGAGGGCTTCTCTTCTGGGTGGGAGTGAAATTTAGAGAACTTAAGATCACTTGATTATGGACTACCTGCCAGTTTCTGTGCTAAAGACTGTTTAATAGAGGACAAGTAGCCAGTCAGAACCCTGAAGGAGATAATAGACATACACATCAAGCAGGTAGCAATTGCAGTAACCCAGGTTGTTATGGTAATAGGTGGTTTGCAACCTAGTCTGAAGGGTCAGCTGAATCAGGTGGCAATATTTTAAACACCTAGTGTAGGTCAGGCCGTGTGTTAGCAGTATCTACTAGGAAGAAGTGAGCTTTAAGCTGTCATTTAAATGTTGCATAGGCTATGGGTATAGGAGTATTCGAGACGGACAATGCGTGCAAAGGCCAGTGACATGTGTTGTTACCCAGGAAATGGGGAATGCTTAGAGGTGAGGGATCCAGGCACCGGGTGCCACTTCAGCAGGCCATGTCTGCTTTTCCATTACAGTTTACCTGCCTCAGCCCAACCACGGCCCCAGTCGACCTCCCTGCTGGCCCTGGGAGACAGCTCTCTTTCTTCCCCTAATCCTGCAAGTGCTCGTTTGCCCTGGCACTGTGCTGCCTGTGCCATGCTAAATGAGCCTTGGGCAGTGCTCTGTGTGGCCTGTGATCGGCCCCGAGGCTGTAAGGGGTTGGGGTTGGGAACTGAGGGTCCCCAAGGAACTGGAGGCCTAGAACCTGATCTTGCACGGGGTCGGTGGGCCTGCCAGAGCTGTACCTTTGAGAATGAGGCAGCTGCTGTGCTATGTTCCATATGTGAGCGACCTCGGctggcccagcctcccagctTGGTGGTGGATTCCCGAGATGCTGGCATTTGCCTGCAACCCCTTCAGGTAACTGGCCTTCCCAGCTCTTTATTGTGTGTTACCTCAGGCATTCTCTTCCCTATCCCCTGTTTTCCTTCAGTTCCTCCCAACTCCCTGTATTTCTGTTGTGAACTTCAGCCAGCCAGTCAAAGGGATAATTCTTTCTGCCTTCCCAGCAGGGGGATGCTTTGCTGGCCTCTGCCCAGAGTCAAGTCTGGTACTGTATTCACTGTACCTTCTGCAACTCGAGCCCTGGCTGGGTGTGTGTTATGTGCAACCGGACTAGTAGCCCCATTCCAGTACAACATGCCCCCCGGCCCTATGCCAGCTCTTTGGAAAAGGGACCCCCCAAGCCTGGGCCCCCACAACGCCTTAGTGCCCCCCTGCCCAGTTCCTGTGGAGATCCTGAGAAGCAGCGCCAAGACAAGATGCGGGAGGAAGGCCTCCAGCTAGTGAGCATGATCCGGGTAAGGACTGGGCCTGAGATGAGGTAGGGCTGAGCTGGTCTGGGAAAGGAGATGCTGCGGGTGGTTAATAGTTTCTATGAATCTTGTTATTGTTAGCAGCAGCTGCCTGTTACTGAGGCAGTTACCATGCTATACACTGATGACATGATCCATATGTCTGAGCTGAGCCACTGTCACCATCTTAGTTCAGGCTGAGGGTGGGTGAAGGGTGCCCCTCCTGATGGGCGGGACTGTGCCTTAGGAAGGGGAAGCCGCAGGTGCCTGTCCAGAGGAGATCTTCTCGGCTCTGCAGTACTCGGGCACTGAGGTGCCTCTGCAGTGGTTGCGCTCAGAACTGCCCTACGTGCTGGAGATGGTGGCTGAGCTGGCTGGACAGCAGGACCCTGGGCTGGGTGCCTTTTCCTGTCAGGAGGCCCGGAGAGCCTGGCTGGATCGTCATGGCAACCTTGATGAAGCTGTGGAGGAGTGTGTGAGGACCAGGCGAAGGAAGGTATCAGCTGTGCTGGATATGGGATAGGGTCGAGAGTCTGCATCTCTCACACTCTCCCTTGCTTGCTTTCCCACTTCATTCCCCCTCGCCACTCCCATCTTGCAGGTGCAGGAGCTCCAGTCTCTAGGCTTTGGGCCTGAGGAGGGGTCTCTCCAGGCATTGTTCCAGCACGGAGGTGATGTGTCACGGGCCCTGACTGAGCTACAGCGCCAACGCCTAGAGCCCTTCCGCCAGCGCCTCTGGGACAGTGGCCCTGAGCCCACCCCTTCCTGGGATGGGCCGGACAAGCAGGTGCTGGGAGGAGGCAAGAAGCCCAAGGGTCCACCTAGAGGAGCAAGAGGGAGCTGAGGGGAAGGGTCCCTGGAGTCTGACAGCACTTCCCCCCTCCACCTGAATCATATTGCAGAGCCTGGTCAGGCGGCTTTTGGCAGTCTACGCACTCCCCAGCTGGGGCCGGGCAGAGCTGGCACTGTCACTGCTGCAGGAGACACCCAGGAACTATGAGTTGGGGGATGTGGTAGAAGCTGTGAGGCACAGCCAGGACCGGGCCTTCCTGCGCCGCTTGCTTGCCCAGGAGTGTGCCGTGTGTGGCTGGGCCCTGCCCCACAACCGGGTAAGTCCCTCCCCACGATACCTGGTCCAAGAATTACTCTATTCTTTTGGACCCCCATCCTACCCCAGTCTCCATCTCTGATCCTGTCTTCTGCTCTTCAGTTGCCCATATACCCCTGAAGGCTCCTGGGAGGGGGAGGTCAGGAACAGGCTTATCTCCTCCCTTTTAAAACAATGTTCTATTACGGAAATTTTCAAACATGCAATAGTAGAAAAATTGTACTACACTGTATAACAAATTCCCATACCCCCCTGCAACCCCTCCACTTCCAGTGTATTTGTCATTAAGCTTCAGCAATTGTCAACAAACATGATCAGtctttatttcacatatatacacagatggctaTTATGATATCAAATATCAGGCATAATATAGTTTATAAATGTTTCCGTATAGATctctaaaatgtaaaactttatttatttacttatttattttttttagatggaatttcacccttgcccccaggctggagtgcaatggcgtgatctcggctcactgtaacctctgccttctccaagcaattctcctgcctcagcctcctgagtagctgggattacaggcacccgccaccacactcggctaatttttgtatttttagtagagacagggtttcgccatattagccaggctggtctcgaactcttgacctctacaattattttaaatacagagtaaaaccaaaataaaacacatacaGAGCCAGTCTAACTACTCTGACCTAGAGTACGTGGAATCTCAGGAACTAAGAAGGGCTTATTCCTATAAACTGGACATTTGCTGATATTAAAGAAttaccaggctgggcgcggtggctcatgcctctaatgccagcactttgggaggccaaggcaggccgatcatgaggtcaggagatcgagaccatcctggctgacacggtgaaaccctgtctgtactaaaaatgtaaaaaattagctgggtgtggtggcaggcacctgtagtcccagctactcaggaggctgaggcaggagaatggcgttgaacccaggaggcggagcttgcagtgagcggagattgcgccactacactccagcctaggcaacagcgcaagactccgtcttaaaaaaaaaaaagaattactgttcatttttgtgtgtgtgtgtgacagtgctACTGTGGCTAtgttttcaaaaagaattttGCTGGGCatgatgcctcatgcctgtaatcctagagctttgggaggctgaggtgggagaataccttgaagccaggagttagagaccagcatgggcaacataacaagactcccatctctaaaaaaataaataaaggtccgggcatggtggctcacgcctgtcatccctgcactttgggaggccaacgtgggtggatcacgaggtcaagagattgagaccatcctggtcaacgtggtgaaaccccgtctctactaaaaatacaaaaattagccaggcgtggtggcatgcgcctgtaatcccagctactcgagaggctaaggcaggagaatcgcttgaacctgggaggtggaggttgcagtgagccaagattgtgccactgcactccagcctgggcgacagaatgagattccgtctcaaaaaaaaaaaaattaaattaaaaaaaaataaaatacataaataaagttggccaggcgcagtggctcatacctgtaatcctagcactttgggaggctgaggtgggtggatcacctgaggtcaggagttcgagaccagcctgaccaacatggtgaaaccctgtctctacaaaaaatacaaaaattagccgggtgtggtagtgggtgcctgtaatcccagctactggggaggctgaggcaggaaaatctcttgaacctgggagacagaggttgcagtgagccaggattgcgccacggcactccagtctgagcgacagagtgagactctgtctcaaaataaattaaataaataaataattgtagaaTCTACAGGAAGTTTCAAAAATAGTGCATAGAGTCCTGTGTACTTTTCACTAACCTTCACTCAGCGAtgacatttttttgagacggagtctcgctctgttgccatgGCTGGAGCGCAGTcacgcaatcatggctcactgcaacctctgcctccctgttcaagcgattctcctgtcccagcctcccgagtagctgtgattacaggcatctgcaatcatgcctggctaattttttttttctttttgagacagttttgctctcgttgcccagcctggagtgcaatggtgcgatctcggctcactgcagcctccgcctcctgggttcaagtgattctcctgcctcagcctcccgagtagctgggattacaggcatgcgccaccacacttggctaattttgtattttcagtagagacgggtcaggctggtctggaactccagacctcaggtgatccgcctgcctcagcctcccaaagtgctgggattacaggcatgagccatggtgcctggcctaatttttgtatttttagtagagacaaggtttcacaatgttggccaggctggtttcgaactcctagcctccagtgatgcgcccgccttggcttcccaaagtactgggattacaggtgtgagccagcgtgcccggccCCCAGTGGTGACTTCTTATATAATTATAGTACAATATCAAGACCAAGAAATAAGACATTGCTCCAATGTTAGCTATACTACAGGTCTTGTTCATTTTTCTCATGGATATgctgctgtgtgtatgtgtggttctATGCAGTTCTGTCCCACGTATAGATGCATATAACcaccaccataatcaagatacagattgtttcatcaccACAAAGGAACTCTCTCATGTACCTCTTTAGTTATACCCTTCTGTCCCCACTTCTAGTCACCTGGCAACCATGAATCTGTTCTCCACCTCTatagttttgtcatttcaagcatgttatttgtatatttaatggAATATGAATGTTTTTATAGGCACTTTTGCCTTTACCTTAGGTGTCACCATTGTCTATTTTCCTCCACCCGACTGTCTTCAGATGTTTAGGTTGCCTGCCTGGCCCCTGCTGGCACTTGAGGTTGTTAACCCTGCCCAGTTGTTAATTAGACCCTGATTTCTTAGTGGACACCTGGCCACTGCCTCTTCCCTAGCCTGGCAGCTGTGGCTTCTGACCCCCTGCCCTCCAACCCCTCACCCTCCAGATGCAGGCCCTGACTTCTTGTGAGTGCACCATCTGTCCTGACTGCTTCCGCCAGCACTTCACCATCGCCTTGAAGGAGAAGCACATCACAGACATGGTGTGCCCTGCCTGTGGCCGCCCTGACCTCACCGATGACACACAGTTGCTCAGCTACTTCTCTACCCTTGACATCCAGGTACTGCAGCCCCTCTAGGACTCAGGTACCCTGAGCTTTGAACAGGAaccctcccacccaccacctcTGCATCCTGTCCCCAGCTTCGAGAGAGCCTAGAACCAGATGCCTATGCGTTGTTCCATAAGAAGCTGACCGAGGGTGTGCTGATGCGGGACCCCAAGTTCTTGTGGTGTGCCCAGGTAAGTGGCCTGCCCAGGGGAGCTACTATGGAGGGGCAGGAGATGGTTCCAGGTCAGGCCTTTGATAACTTTATGCTCTTGCACTTCCAGTGCTCCTTTGGCTTCATATATGAGCGTGAGCAGCTGGAGGCAACTTGTCCCCAGTGTCACCAGACCTTCTGTGTGCGCTGCAAGCGCCAGGTGAGGCACATTGATCCTTTCAGAAATACTTGCTGAGCTACTGCCAGGTACTGTGTTAGACTCAGGGGAGTTTGTGTACTGGAGAGCAAAACAGACATGAGCTCTGAGGTCAAAAGAGCTTACAGACTAGTCAGAAAGACTAGGCACaaggagaaagggaagcagagggagggaggaaatcgggagggaaaggaaaggggaggaggaaggaaggaaagaaagtaagCCAGAGGAACTAATTATACATAGGCGTAAATTCTATGAAGAAGACAAACAGGAACCTGACACCAGGGTAACAGAGTGGACCTACTTAGGGTAGAGAGGTCAGACAAGTCTTCTCTAAAATGGTTTAAGCTCAGGcctaaacattaaaaagaagCCAGCCATGCAAAGAGCATTTGGGAGAGAAAGAACAACACATGGAAAGGCCAGAGTCAGAAAAAAGTGTTGTATGGCTGGAGTCTGGAAAGCAAGGCGGGAATGGCAGGTGGTCAGAGAGAAGCCAGCTGCCAGGTCTGTAGAGCCCTGGAGGCCACGTGAAGCAGGCGTCCGTCTGCCTTCATTCTCAGATAAAGCAAGGGTGATACTATCTCATTTATctttcgtttatttatttatttatttatttatttatttatttatttatttatttttagagacaagaactcactctcacccaggctggggtccactggtgcagtcacagctcactgcagcctccaactcctggtctcaagtgatccctcgcctcagccttccaaagtactgggattacaggcatgagccactatgcccagccacatTTATCTTTTAAGAAGTGTAATatttggctaggcatggtggcttccgcctgtaatcccagcactttgggaggccatggtgggtggatcacttgaggttgggagttcaagagcagcctcccaatatggtgaaaccccgtctctactaaaaatacaaaaattagccgggtgtggtggcatgtgcctgtaatcccaactactctggaggctgaggcaggagaatcgcttgaacccaggaggtggaggctgcagtgagccaagataacgccattgcactccagcctgggtgacagagcgagactccgtctcaaaaaaaaaaaaaagaagtgtaataTTTGATACGAAAAAAATTTCATCTGCATCATGTCTGAAATAAAGTGAACACCTGAGACTACCACAGAACCAAAACACCACCAATACTGTGGAAGCTACCTGACTTACAGTTTTGAAGGACTTTTGACAGCCATGGGGAGAATTGACCCTAGGGGAGCAGGAATGATAAACAGAGAGACTAGTAACCGAGGCAAGCAATTGAGGCAAGGTCCGATGGTGGCCTGGAGTAAAGTGGTAGCAGTAGGGATGAAGGAAAAGGGGATATGGTTGAGATGGTCTGTGGGGTGGAAACAAGGCAAAAGGAATGTGAGGTGGTAGGAGAAAATGAAAGGACCAAGGATGGCCTCTCATTTTGAGATCTGAGCAAATGGTAGGTGGCAGTGACATAAACCAAGCTGGGGAACCACTGGATGTGAGTGGAGGGGCCAGCAAGAAAGGCCAGGGCATGGGATAGAGCTCCCACGTGAAGCCTACTTTCCCTCTGGCAGTGGGAGGAGCAGCACCGAGGTCGGAGCTGTGAGGACTTCCAGAACTGGAAACGCATGAACGACCCAGAATACCAGGCCCAGGGCCTAGCAATGTATCTTCAGGAAAACGGCATTGGTAAGGCCTCCCTATTTGGCCTGTTTGCTCAGAAGCCTGTCATTGCCAGCAGCTCTCTTCCTGAGGGCCTTGAGTTGCAGCGGCAGCTCCAGCCCTGACCTCTTGTCCTTTGCAGACTGCCCCAAATGCAAGTTCTCGTATGCCCTGGCCCGAGGAGGCTGCATGCACTTTCACTGTACCCAGTGCCGCCACCAGTTCTGCAGTGGCTGCTACAATGCCTTTTACGCCAAGAATGTGAGCCCAGAGAGTTGGGGAAGGGATGGAAGGGTGGG encodes the following:
- the RNF31 gene encoding E3 ubiquitin-protein ligase RNF31 isoform X4, which encodes MDLCTRAGEPSLTQNTHPRQQALEQLLEDKVEDDMLQLSEFDPLLREIAPGPLTTPSVPGSTPGPCFLCGSAPGTLHCPSCKQALCPACDHLFHGHPSRAHHLRQTLPGVLQGTHLSPSLPASAQPRPQSTSLLALGDSSLSSPNPASARLPWHCAACAMLNEPWAVLCVACDRPRGCKGLGLGTEGPQGTGGLEPDLARGRWACQSCTFENEAAAVLCSICERPRLAQPPSLVVDSRDAGICLQPLQQGDALLASAQSQVWYCIHCTFCNSSPGWVCVMCNRTSSPIPVQHAPRPYASSLEKGPPKPGPPQRLSAPLPSSCGDPEKQRQDKMREEGLQLVSMIREGEAAGACPEEIFSALQYSGTEVPLQWLRSELPYVLEMVAELAGQQDPGLGAFSCQEARRAWLDRHGNLDEAVEECVRTRRRKVQELQSLGFGPEEGSLQALFQHGGDVSRALTELQRQRLEPFRQRLWDSGPEPTPSWDGPDKQSLVRRLLAVYALPSWGRAELALSLLQETPRNYELGDVVEAVRHSQDRAFLRRLLAQECAVCGWALPHNRMQALTSCECTICPDCFRQHFTIALKEKHITDMVCPACGRPDLTDDTQLLSYFSTLDIQLRESLEPDAYALFHKKLTEGVLMRDPKFLWCAQCSFGFIYEREQLEATCPQCHQTFCVRCKRQWEEQHRGRSCEDFQNWKRMNDPEYQAQGLAMYLQENGIDCPKCKFSYALARGGCMHFHCTQCRHQFCSGCYNAFYAKNKCPEPNCRVKKSLHGHHPRDCLFYLRDWTALRLQKLLQDNNVMFNTEPPAGARAVPGGGCRVMEQKEVPNGLRDEACGKETPAGYAGLCQAHYKEYLVSLINAHSLDPATLYEVEELETATERYLHVRPQPLAGEDPPAYQARLLQKLTEEVPLGQSIPRRRK
- the RNF31 gene encoding E3 ubiquitin-protein ligase RNF31 isoform X2, whose translation is MPGEEEERAFLVAREELASALRRDSGQAFSLEQLRPLLASSLPLAARYLQLDAARLVRCNAHGEPRNYLNTLSTALNILEKYGRNLLSPQRPRYWRGVKFNNPVFRSTVDAVQGGRDVLRLYGYTEEQPDGLSFPEGQEEPDEHQVATVTLEVLLLRTELSLLLQNTHPRQQALEQLLEDKVEDDMLQLSEFDPLLREIAPGPLTTPSVPGSTPGPCFLCGSAPGTLHCPSCKQALCPACDHLFHGHPSRAHHLRQTLPGVLQGTHLSPSLPASAQPRPQSTSLLALGDSSLSSPNPASARLPWHCAACAMLNEPWAVLCVACDRPRGCKGLGLGTEGPQGTGGLEPDLARGRWACQSCTFENEAAAVLCSICERPRLAQPPSLVVDSRDAGICLQPLQQGDALLASAQSQVWYCIHCTFCNSSPGWVCVMCNRTSSPIPVQHAPRPYASSLEKGPPKPGPPQRLSAPLPSSCGDPEKQRQDKMREEGLQLVSMIREGEAAGACPEEIFSALQYSGTEVPLQWLRSELPYVLEMVAELAGQQDPGLGAFSCQEARRAWLDRHGNLDEAVEECVRTRRRKVQELQSLGFGPEEGSLQALFQHGGDVSRALTELQRQRLEPFRQRLWDSGPEPTPSWDGPDKQSLVRRLLAVYALPSWGRAELALSLLQETPRNYELGDVVEAVRHSQDRAFLRRLLAQECAVCGWALPHNRMQALTSCECTICPDCFRQHFTIALKEKHITDMVCPACGRPDLTDDTQLLSYFSTLDIQLRESLEPDAYALFHKKLTEGVLMRDPKFLWCAQCSFGFIYEREQLEATCPQCHQTFCVRCKRQWEEQHRGRSCEDFQNWKRMNDPEYQAQGLAMYLQENGIDCPKCKFSYALARGGCMHFHCTQCRHQFCSGCYNAFYAKNKCPEPNCRVKKSLHGHHPRDCLFYLRDWTALRLQKLLQDNNVMFNTEPPAGARAVPGGGCRVMEQKEVPNGLRDEACGKETPAGYAGLCQAHYKEYLVSLINAHSLDPATLYEVEELETATERYLHVRPQPLAGEDPPAYQARLLQKLTEEVPLGQSIPRRRK
- the RNF31 gene encoding E3 ubiquitin-protein ligase RNF31 isoform X1 codes for the protein MPGEEEERAFLVAREELASALRRDSGQAFSLEQLRPLLASSLPLAARYLQLDAARLVRCNAHGEPRNYLNTLSTALNILEKYGRNLLSPQRPRYWRGVKFNNPVFRSTVDAVQGGRDVLRLYGYTEEQPDGLSFPEGQEEPDEHQVATVTLEVLLLRTELSLLLQNTHPRQQALEQLLEDKVEDDMLQLSEFDPLLREIAPGPLTTPSVPGSTPGPCFLCGSAPGTLHCPSCKQALCPACDHLFHGHPSRAHHLRQTLPGVLQGTHLSPSLPASAQPRPQSTSLLALGDSSLSSPNPASARLPWHCAACAMLNEPWAVLCVACDRPRGCKGLGLGTEGPQGTGGLEPDLARGRWACQSCTFENEAAAVLCSICERPRLAQPPSLVVDSRDAGICLQPLQQGDALLASAQSQVWYCIHCTFCNSSPGWVCVMCNRTSSPIPVQHAPRPYASSLEKGPPKPGPPQRLSAPLPSSCGDPEKQRQDKMREEGLQLVSMIREGEAAGACPEEIFSALQYSGTEVPLQWLRSELPYVLEMVAELAGQQDPGLGAFSCQEARRAWLDRHGNLDEAVEECVRTRRRKVQELQSLGFGPEEGSLQALFQHGGDVSRALTELQRQRLEPFRQRLWDSGPEPTPSWDGPDKQSLVRRLLAVYALPSWGRAELALSLLQETPRNYELGDVVEAVRHSQDRAFLRRLLAQECAVCGWALPHNRMQALTSCECTICPDCFRQHFTIALKEKHITDMVCPACGRPDLTDDTQLLSYFSTLDIQLRESLEPDAYALFHKKLTEGVLMRDPKFLWCAQCSFGFIYEREQLEATCPQCHQTFCVRCKRQWEEQHRGRSCEDFQNWKRMNDPEYQAQGLAMYLQENGIDCPKCKFSYALARGGCMHFHCTQCRHQFCSGCYNAFYAKNGFLRGQDPNSLQLPLSHLGFCQKCPEPNCRVKKSLHGHHPRDCLFYLRDWTALRLQKLLQDNNVMFNTEPPAGARAVPGGGCRVMEQKEVPNGLRDEACGKETPAGYAGLCQAHYKEYLVSLINAHSLDPATLYEVEELETATERYLHVRPQPLAGEDPPAYQARLLQKLTEEVPLGQSIPRRRK
- the RNF31 gene encoding E3 ubiquitin-protein ligase RNF31 isoform X3 — encoded protein: MPGEEEERAFLVAREELASALRRDSGQAFSLEQLRPLLASSLPLAARYLQLDAARLVRCNAHGEPRNYLNTLSTALNILEKYGRNLLSPQRPRYWRGVKFNNPVFRSTVDAVQGGRDVLRLYGYTEEQPDGLSFPEGQEEPDEHQVATVTLEVLLLRTELSLLLQMLQLSEFDPLLREIAPGPLTTPSVPGSTPGPCFLCGSAPGTLHCPSCKQALCPACDHLFHGHPSRAHHLRQTLPGVLQGTHLSPSLPASAQPRPQSTSLLALGDSSLSSPNPASARLPWHCAACAMLNEPWAVLCVACDRPRGCKGLGLGTEGPQGTGGLEPDLARGRWACQSCTFENEAAAVLCSICERPRLAQPPSLVVDSRDAGICLQPLQQGDALLASAQSQVWYCIHCTFCNSSPGWVCVMCNRTSSPIPVQHAPRPYASSLEKGPPKPGPPQRLSAPLPSSCGDPEKQRQDKMREEGLQLVSMIREGEAAGACPEEIFSALQYSGTEVPLQWLRSELPYVLEMVAELAGQQDPGLGAFSCQEARRAWLDRHGNLDEAVEECVRTRRRKVQELQSLGFGPEEGSLQALFQHGGDVSRALTELQRQRLEPFRQRLWDSGPEPTPSWDGPDKQSLVRRLLAVYALPSWGRAELALSLLQETPRNYELGDVVEAVRHSQDRAFLRRLLAQECAVCGWALPHNRMQALTSCECTICPDCFRQHFTIALKEKHITDMVCPACGRPDLTDDTQLLSYFSTLDIQLRESLEPDAYALFHKKLTEGVLMRDPKFLWCAQCSFGFIYEREQLEATCPQCHQTFCVRCKRQWEEQHRGRSCEDFQNWKRMNDPEYQAQGLAMYLQENGIDCPKCKFSYALARGGCMHFHCTQCRHQFCSGCYNAFYAKNKCPEPNCRVKKSLHGHHPRDCLFYLRDWTALRLQKLLQDNNVMFNTEPPAGARAVPGGGCRVMEQKEVPNGLRDEACGKETPAGYAGLCQAHYKEYLVSLINAHSLDPATLYEVEELETATERYLHVRPQPLAGEDPPAYQARLLQKLTEEVPLGQSIPRRRK
- the RNF31 gene encoding E3 ubiquitin-protein ligase RNF31 isoform X5; this translates as MFHLSCSPGSTPGPCFLCGSAPGTLHCPSCKQALCPACDHLFHGHPSRAHHLRQTLPGVLQGTHLSPSLPASAQPRPQSTSLLALGDSSLSSPNPASARLPWHCAACAMLNEPWAVLCVACDRPRGCKGLGLGTEGPQGTGGLEPDLARGRWACQSCTFENEAAAVLCSICERPRLAQPPSLVVDSRDAGICLQPLQQGDALLASAQSQVWYCIHCTFCNSSPGWVCVMCNRTSSPIPVQHAPRPYASSLEKGPPKPGPPQRLSAPLPSSCGDPEKQRQDKMREEGLQLVSMIREGEAAGACPEEIFSALQYSGTEVPLQWLRSELPYVLEMVAELAGQQDPGLGAFSCQEARRAWLDRHGNLDEAVEECVRTRRRKVQELQSLGFGPEEGSLQALFQHGGDVSRALTELQRQRLEPFRQRLWDSGPEPTPSWDGPDKQSLVRRLLAVYALPSWGRAELALSLLQETPRNYELGDVVEAVRHSQDRAFLRRLLAQECAVCGWALPHNRMQALTSCECTICPDCFRQHFTIALKEKHITDMVCPACGRPDLTDDTQLLSYFSTLDIQLRESLEPDAYALFHKKLTEGVLMRDPKFLWCAQCSFGFIYEREQLEATCPQCHQTFCVRCKRQWEEQHRGRSCEDFQNWKRMNDPEYQAQGLAMYLQENGIDCPKCKFSYALARGGCMHFHCTQCRHQFCSGCYNAFYAKNKCPEPNCRVKKSLHGHHPRDCLFYLRDWTALRLQKLLQDNNVMFNTEPPAGARAVPGGGCRVMEQKEVPNGLRDEACGKETPAGYAGLCQAHYKEYLVSLINAHSLDPATLYEVEELETATERYLHVRPQPLAGEDPPAYQARLLQKLTEEVPLGQSIPRRRK